One stretch of Coffea eugenioides isolate CCC68of unplaced genomic scaffold, Ceug_1.0 ScVebR1_910;HRSCAF=1669, whole genome shotgun sequence DNA includes these proteins:
- the LOC113759089 gene encoding glycine-rich RNA-binding protein 2-like encodes MLIAAKTDEANGLKEAKYLGGYGGYPRGGYDGYPGGGYGGYPGGGYGGYPGGGYGGYPGGRYGGYSGGGYGGYPGGGRGGYGGNCRFGCCGRNYYGGVASAATILVRLWMLSLRTNKASS; translated from the coding sequence ATGCTCATTGCAGCCAAGACAGATGAAGCAAATGGCCTAAAAGAAGCCAAGTACCTAGGTGGCTATGGTGGGTACCCCAGAGGAGGATATGATGGTTATCCCGGAGGGGGGTATGGAGGGTATCCTGGAGGAGGTTATGGGGGATACCCAGGTGGTGGATATGGGGGCTATCCAGGAGGAAGGTATGGTGGATATTCTGGGGGTGGATATGGAGGGTATCCTGGGGGTGGCCGTGGTGGTTATGGTGGAAATTGCCGCTTTGGTTGTTGCGGCCGTAACTATTATGGTGGGGTTGCAAGTGCTGCTACTATCCTGGTCAGGCTGTGGATGCTGAGCCTCAGAACTAATAAAGCCAGCTCCTAG